A stretch of Allostreptomyces psammosilenae DNA encodes these proteins:
- a CDS encoding acyl-CoA dehydrogenase family protein — protein sequence MDAPHVARLYRVDRTVPDQQAAGLIELAAQAAREELAPHAAAEEAAGTFPRETVRALGKAGLLGLPYPRRYGGGGQPYQVYLQVLEELAAGRLTVALAVGVHTLACHPLAHHGTEEQRAEHLPAMVGGELLGAYCLSEPDAGSDAAALRTTATREGEEYRIDGVKSWITHGGHADFHTVMARTGAAGPAGVSALLVPGGVPGLVARAPERKMGLNGSPTAQLYFDGVRVPVTARIGAEGEGLPIALEALDSGRLSIAACAVGLARAAVDTAWHRTRERREVLGPRHPEVLAAEALLVDAATAVEAGRALYLAAARRRDAGRPFRRQAAMAKLFCTDAAMRVTGDAVQALGPEGASARLPLERFLREAKVLQIVEGTNQIQRLVIARGLHQEAGAA from the coding sequence ATGGACGCCCCGCACGTTGCGCGCCTGTACCGCGTCGACCGCACCGTCCCGGACCAGCAGGCCGCCGGCCTGATCGAGCTGGCGGCGCAGGCCGCGCGGGAGGAGCTGGCGCCGCACGCCGCCGCCGAGGAGGCGGCCGGCACCTTTCCCCGGGAGACCGTCCGCGCCCTCGGCAAGGCCGGCCTCCTCGGCCTGCCCTACCCGCGGCGGTACGGTGGCGGGGGACAGCCCTACCAGGTCTACCTCCAGGTCCTGGAGGAGCTCGCCGCCGGCCGGCTCACCGTCGCGCTCGCCGTCGGCGTCCACACCCTGGCCTGTCACCCCCTCGCCCACCACGGCACCGAGGAGCAGCGCGCCGAGCACCTGCCGGCCATGGTCGGCGGCGAGCTGCTGGGCGCCTACTGCCTCTCCGAGCCCGACGCCGGCTCGGACGCCGCCGCCCTGCGCACCACCGCCACCCGGGAGGGTGAGGAGTACCGGATCGACGGCGTGAAGTCGTGGATCACCCACGGCGGCCACGCCGACTTCCACACGGTGATGGCCCGCACCGGCGCCGCCGGGCCGGCCGGTGTGTCCGCCCTGCTCGTGCCCGGCGGCGTCCCCGGACTGGTCGCGCGCGCTCCGGAGCGCAAGATGGGCCTGAACGGTTCGCCCACCGCCCAGCTGTACTTCGACGGCGTGCGGGTGCCGGTGACGGCGCGGATCGGCGCGGAGGGGGAGGGCCTGCCAATCGCCCTGGAGGCCCTGGACTCCGGGCGGCTGTCCATCGCCGCCTGCGCCGTCGGCCTGGCCCGGGCGGCCGTGGACACCGCCTGGCACCGGACCCGGGAGCGCCGCGAGGTGCTCGGCCCCCGCCACCCGGAGGTGCTGGCCGCCGAGGCGCTACTGGTGGACGCCGCGACCGCGGTGGAGGCCGGCCGGGCGCTGTACCTCGCCGCGGCCCGGCGGCGCGACGCGGGGCGGCCGTTCCGCCGGCAGGCCGCGATGGCGAAGCTGTTCTGCACCGACGCGGCGATGCGGGTGACCGGCGACGCGGTGCAGGCCCTCGGCCCGGAGGGGGCGAGCGCCCGGCTGCCGCTGGAGCGCTTCCTGCGCGAGGCGAAGGTGCTGCAGATAGTCGAGGGCACCAACCAGATCCAGCGGCTGGTCATCGCGCGCGGCCTGCACCAGGAGGCCGGCGCGGCGTGA
- a CDS encoding glycoside hydrolase family 6 protein, which translates to MRRRSVRTIPKRIAVAAVAAAAALGALMTSGAAAGAAESVAAAGSLPANATLYKDPDSQVARWVAANQSDSRWSVINSRIASQPQGIWFSNYRPTTVTADVRRVTSAAEAAGQIPTLVAYMIPNRDCGGASAGGAPDLASYDAWARNFAAGLGTGTVLVILEPDSLALQTCMSASEIAARNASLSRAAAAIHAANPNAKVYFDGGHSAWNGAAEQARRLRDAGILTNGDGVYTNVSNFQHTASEVSYGKQVLAALGNPADLHLVVDTSRNGAGPAPGGAWCDPAGRRIGTNPTTNTGDAAVDAYLWVKPPGEVDGCAGPAGTFSPAYAYELAGSGSGSPTPTPTPTDPPANGACAVDYRITNSWSGGFTAEVVLRNNGAALNGWTLGWTFPGDQRITSAWNSRASQSGNAVTVTDAGYNGSLATGASTSFGFQATVGSSNAEPTAFTLGGVSCTVS; encoded by the coding sequence GTGAGAAGGCGTTCGGTCAGAACCATCCCCAAGCGGATCGCGGTGGCCGCGGTCGCCGCCGCGGCCGCGCTCGGCGCCCTGATGACGAGCGGTGCCGCCGCCGGTGCGGCCGAGTCGGTGGCGGCGGCGGGCAGTCTCCCGGCGAACGCGACCCTGTACAAGGATCCGGATTCCCAGGTCGCCCGCTGGGTGGCGGCCAACCAGTCGGACTCCCGCTGGTCCGTCATCAACTCGCGGATCGCCAGCCAGCCGCAGGGCATCTGGTTCTCCAACTACCGCCCGACCACGGTCACCGCCGACGTCCGCCGGGTGACCTCCGCGGCCGAGGCCGCCGGACAGATCCCCACGCTTGTCGCGTACATGATCCCGAACCGGGACTGCGGCGGCGCCTCCGCCGGCGGCGCGCCCGACCTGGCCTCCTACGACGCCTGGGCCCGCAACTTCGCCGCCGGCCTGGGCACCGGCACCGTCCTGGTGATCCTGGAGCCGGACTCCCTCGCGCTGCAGACCTGCATGTCCGCCTCCGAGATCGCCGCCCGCAACGCCTCGCTCTCCCGCGCCGCGGCCGCCATCCACGCCGCCAACCCCAACGCCAAGGTGTACTTCGACGGCGGGCACTCCGCCTGGAACGGCGCGGCCGAGCAGGCCCGCCGGCTCCGCGACGCCGGCATCCTGACCAACGGCGACGGCGTGTACACCAACGTCTCCAACTTCCAGCACACCGCCTCCGAGGTGAGCTACGGCAAGCAGGTGCTGGCCGCGCTCGGCAACCCGGCGGACCTGCACCTGGTCGTGGACACCAGCCGCAACGGCGCCGGCCCCGCCCCCGGCGGCGCCTGGTGCGACCCGGCCGGCCGGCGGATCGGCACCAACCCGACGACCAACACCGGCGACGCCGCGGTCGACGCCTACCTGTGGGTCAAGCCCCCGGGCGAGGTGGACGGCTGCGCCGGCCCGGCCGGCACCTTCAGCCCCGCCTACGCCTACGAACTGGCCGGCAGCGGCAGCGGCAGCCCGACGCCCACCCCGACACCCACCGACCCCCCGGCGAACGGCGCGTGCGCGGTGGACTACCGGATCACCAACTCCTGGTCGGGCGGCTTCACCGCCGAGGTCGTCCTGCGCAACAACGGCGCCGCGCTGAACGGCTGGACGCTGGGCTGGACCTTCCCCGGCGACCAGCGGATCACCAGCGCCTGGAACTCCCGGGCCAGCCAGTCCGGCAACGCGGTGACCGTCACCGACGCCGGCTACAACGGCTCCCTGGCCACCGGGGCCTCCACCTCCTTCGGATTCCAGGCCACCGTGGGCTCCAGCAACGCGGAGCCCACCGCCTTCACCCTGGGCGGCGTCAGCTGCACGGTCTCCTGA
- a CDS encoding alkaline phosphatase D family protein codes for MTEHGPTGPARRSLLAGLAAAPLAAAGGLVLPASTAAASPAAPAQLRWNRPQVSHGVQAGDVTAGSALIWARADRPARMVVEVAATEEFRRPRRFTGPLLTPDTDLTGTTALRGLPAGEQVHYRVVLADPDDPRATGEPVAGTFRTASHRPRDVRFTWSGDQAGQGWGINPDLGGFRIYDAMARLDPDFFLCSGDTIYADGPIQASVTLPDGRVWRNVTTEEKAKVAETLAEYRGNFRYNLLDENLRRFNAQVPSIIQWDDHEVTNNWYPGELLEDSRYTVKEVDVLAARARQAFSEYFPISTLTRPSGRVHRVIHHGPLLDVFVLDMRTYRDRNSAGTETAADGGILGREQLAWLKKELSRSTATWKVLAADMPIGLIVPDGSTAIEAIAQGDPGAPLGRELEIAELLTFIKRRRITGTVWITADVHYTAAHHYDPARAAYTDFDPFWEFVSGPLNAGAFGPNRLDGTFGPREVFVKAPPVANTSPLDGYQFFGEVHIDAESAEFTVRLREHDGTVLFTQVLQPGR; via the coding sequence ATGACCGAGCACGGCCCCACCGGACCGGCCCGCCGCAGCCTGCTGGCCGGCCTCGCCGCCGCCCCGCTCGCCGCCGCCGGCGGCCTCGTCCTGCCCGCGTCCACCGCGGCCGCCTCGCCGGCCGCCCCGGCCCAGCTCCGCTGGAACCGGCCGCAGGTCAGCCACGGCGTGCAGGCCGGCGACGTCACCGCCGGCAGCGCCCTGATCTGGGCCCGCGCCGACCGCCCGGCCCGGATGGTGGTGGAGGTCGCCGCCACCGAGGAGTTCCGCCGCCCGCGCCGCTTCACCGGCCCGCTGCTCACCCCGGACACCGACCTCACCGGCACCACCGCGCTGCGCGGCCTGCCCGCCGGCGAGCAGGTGCACTACCGGGTCGTCCTCGCCGACCCGGACGACCCGCGGGCCACCGGCGAGCCGGTCGCCGGCACCTTCCGCACCGCCTCGCACCGCCCCCGGGACGTCCGGTTCACCTGGTCCGGCGACCAGGCCGGCCAGGGCTGGGGCATCAACCCCGACCTCGGCGGCTTCCGGATCTACGACGCCATGGCGCGGCTCGACCCCGACTTCTTCCTCTGCAGCGGCGACACCATCTACGCCGACGGCCCGATCCAGGCCAGCGTCACGCTGCCGGACGGCCGCGTCTGGCGCAACGTCACCACCGAGGAGAAGGCTAAGGTCGCCGAGACGCTGGCCGAGTACCGGGGCAACTTCCGCTACAACCTGCTCGACGAGAACCTGCGCCGGTTCAACGCCCAGGTGCCCTCGATCATCCAGTGGGACGACCACGAGGTCACCAACAACTGGTACCCCGGCGAACTGCTGGAGGACTCCCGCTACACGGTCAAGGAGGTGGACGTGCTCGCCGCCCGCGCCCGCCAGGCCTTCTCCGAGTACTTCCCCATCTCCACGCTCACCCGCCCCAGCGGGCGCGTGCACCGGGTCATCCACCACGGGCCGCTGCTGGACGTCTTCGTGCTGGACATGCGCACCTACCGGGACCGCAACTCCGCCGGCACCGAGACCGCGGCCGACGGCGGCATCCTCGGCCGGGAGCAGCTCGCCTGGCTGAAGAAGGAGCTCTCCCGCTCCACGGCCACCTGGAAGGTGCTCGCCGCCGACATGCCGATCGGCCTGATCGTCCCGGACGGCAGCACCGCCATCGAGGCCATCGCCCAGGGCGACCCGGGCGCGCCGCTCGGCCGGGAGCTGGAGATCGCCGAGCTGCTCACCTTCATCAAGCGCCGCCGCATCACCGGCACCGTGTGGATCACCGCCGACGTCCACTACACCGCGGCGCACCACTACGACCCGGCGCGGGCCGCCTACACCGACTTCGACCCGTTCTGGGAGTTCGTCTCCGGCCCGCTGAACGCCGGCGCCTTCGGTCCCAACCGGCTGGACGGCACCTTCGGCCCGCGGGAGGTGTTCGTCAAGGCGCCCCCGGTCGCCAACACCTCGCCGCTGGACGGCTACCAGTTCTTCGGCGAGGTGCACATCGACGCCGAGAGCGCCGAGTTCACCGTGCGCCTGCGCGAGCACGACGGGACCGTGCTGTTCACCCAGGTCCTGCAGCCCGGACGGTAG
- a CDS encoding M24 family metallopeptidase, translating into MTTPHEPSADLYPPDRPGRAASAAAAAGLDALLISPGADLRYLTGYQALPLERLTCLVVPATGRGEPFLLVPTLERPAAEASPAGRLGIEIVGWNETEDPYALIAARLPRAVGRVAVDNHMHAEKVLAFRRALPAAEQALAGDVLRELRMRKTPAEVSALRRAAEAIDGVHHAMERWLRPGRTEAAISRDIADAIVAAGHARCDFAIVAAGPNAASPHHEPSDRPVRPGEPVVVDIGGTLPEGYCSDSTRTYCVGEPPADFADYYAVLLAAQREQTEAVRPGVTAERLDAVGRDPITAAGYGEYFVHRTGHGIGLETHEEPYIVAGSDRPLEAGMAFSVEPGIYLPGRHGARIEDIVVVTETGGERLNQTPRELAVLPG; encoded by the coding sequence GTGACCACACCACACGAGCCCAGCGCGGACCTCTACCCACCGGACCGCCCCGGCCGGGCCGCCTCCGCCGCGGCCGCCGCCGGGCTGGACGCCCTGCTGATCTCGCCCGGCGCCGACCTGCGCTACCTCACCGGCTACCAGGCGCTGCCGCTGGAGCGCCTGACCTGCCTGGTGGTCCCGGCCACCGGACGGGGCGAACCGTTCCTGCTCGTCCCCACCCTGGAACGCCCCGCCGCCGAGGCCTCCCCGGCCGGACGACTCGGCATCGAGATCGTCGGCTGGAACGAGACCGAGGACCCCTACGCCCTGATCGCCGCGCGGCTGCCCCGGGCCGTCGGACGGGTCGCCGTCGACAACCACATGCACGCCGAGAAGGTCCTGGCCTTCCGCCGGGCCCTCCCGGCCGCCGAGCAGGCCCTCGCCGGCGACGTGCTGCGCGAGCTGCGCATGCGCAAGACCCCCGCCGAGGTCTCCGCCCTGCGCCGCGCGGCCGAGGCGATCGACGGCGTGCACCACGCCATGGAACGGTGGCTGCGCCCCGGCCGCACCGAGGCGGCGATCAGCCGGGACATCGCCGACGCCATCGTCGCGGCCGGCCACGCCCGCTGCGACTTCGCCATCGTGGCCGCCGGCCCGAACGCCGCCAGCCCGCACCACGAGCCCTCCGACCGGCCGGTGCGCCCCGGCGAGCCCGTCGTGGTGGACATCGGCGGCACCCTGCCCGAGGGCTACTGCTCCGACTCCACCCGCACCTACTGCGTCGGCGAACCGCCCGCAGACTTCGCCGACTACTACGCGGTGCTGCTCGCCGCCCAGCGGGAGCAGACCGAGGCCGTGCGCCCCGGCGTCACCGCCGAGCGACTCGACGCGGTCGGCCGCGACCCGATCACCGCCGCCGGCTACGGCGAGTACTTCGTCCACCGCACCGGCCACGGCATCGGGCTGGAGACCCACGAGGAGCCGTACATCGTGGCCGGCAGCGACCGGCCGCTGGAGGCCGGGATGGCCTTCTCCGTCGAACCCGGCATCTACCTGCCGGGCCGCCACGGCGCCCGGATCGAGGACATCGTGGTGGTCACCGAGACCGGCGGCGAGCGCCTCAACCAGACCCCCCGGGAGCTGGCGGTCCTGCCCGGCTGA
- a CDS encoding fatty acid desaturase family protein, with protein MTIESIPAPAAPARSSRGGSDFAELSRRVTRAGLLDRRPGYYTARIALVGGLLAVGWGAFFALGDSWLQLLVAVFLAVVFAQIALLSHDLAHRQVFRTRRPSEIAGRIAGNLGIGMSYGWWMDKHTRHHANPNHEELDPDVAPDLLVWSKEQAEKSRGLSRVIGRWQAYLFFPLLTLEGINLHVSGVRALLRPSLKRRWLEGGLLFAHFAAYLGALFLVLPPGKALAFLAVHQGLFGVYLGCTFAPNHKGMPTLKEGEELDFLRKQVLTSRNVRGGWVVDAALGGLNYQIEHHLFPSMPTPNLRRAQPIVRDYCAELGIPYLESGLIDSYAQALRHMHAVGAPIRTSAAAPVGG; from the coding sequence ATGACGATCGAATCCATACCCGCACCAGCGGCACCGGCTCGCTCCTCGCGAGGCGGCAGCGACTTCGCCGAGCTCTCCCGGAGGGTGACGCGGGCCGGTCTGCTGGACCGGCGTCCGGGCTACTACACCGCCCGGATCGCCCTGGTGGGGGGCCTCCTCGCGGTGGGCTGGGGGGCCTTCTTCGCACTCGGCGACTCCTGGCTGCAGCTCCTCGTCGCCGTCTTCCTCGCCGTGGTGTTCGCGCAGATCGCGCTGCTCTCCCACGACCTGGCGCACCGCCAGGTGTTCCGCACCCGCCGGCCCAGCGAGATCGCCGGCCGGATCGCCGGAAACCTGGGGATCGGCATGAGCTACGGCTGGTGGATGGACAAGCACACCCGCCACCACGCCAACCCCAACCACGAGGAACTCGACCCGGACGTCGCCCCGGACCTGCTGGTGTGGTCCAAGGAGCAGGCCGAGAAGAGCCGGGGCCTGTCCCGGGTGATCGGCCGCTGGCAGGCCTACCTGTTCTTCCCCCTCCTCACCCTGGAGGGCATCAACCTGCACGTCTCCGGCGTCCGGGCGCTGCTGCGCCCCTCCCTGAAGCGGCGCTGGCTGGAGGGCGGGCTGCTCTTCGCCCACTTCGCGGCCTACCTCGGCGCGCTCTTCCTGGTGCTGCCGCCCGGCAAGGCGCTGGCCTTCCTCGCCGTGCACCAGGGGCTCTTCGGCGTCTACCTCGGCTGCACCTTCGCGCCCAACCACAAGGGCATGCCGACCCTGAAGGAGGGCGAGGAGCTGGACTTCCTGCGCAAGCAGGTGCTCACCTCGCGCAACGTCCGCGGCGGATGGGTCGTCGACGCCGCGCTGGGCGGCCTGAACTACCAGATCGAGCACCACCTCTTCCCCAGCATGCCCACCCCCAACCTGCGGCGCGCGCAGCCGATCGTCCGGGACTACTGCGCCGAGCTGGGCATCCCCTACCTGGAGAGTGGGCTGATCGACTCCTACGCCCAGGCGCTGCGCCACATGCACGCCGTCGGGGCGCCCATCCGGACCTCCGCCGCCGCGCCAGTGGGCGGCTGA
- a CDS encoding AAA family ATPase translates to MDALARGAGGGAADLAWLRGVEAYTIGAYARAEEEFRTAVAHDPGMADAWLGLHALKVDSSTALLAMVRHRDRFGEQRTIHRRPLNSWFWLGWWVQPMLETADDLTLAHASHWLDGLHLPELDRALDLCPDPREDPRSRFLGACRAYLVKDWETLVRCTQDLYDDPLLGVESALFGGMARIRLGRYAQAEPLLLSALARCRSEQPQRKELRYWLARAYEGQGRSAAALPLYRSVHRADAGFMDAAGRITAILADIDSPEDVEALFDEIGPHLPPRGATGTLPPPRDAGGTSASRGGGPSGTAAGLLAGGGGSLPVPGPRDGNQADGAGWFAPGLAGAQAPAEGAATGRRSGAPDTAAQEPYPGGDGLGADRPCGAGGGTDPGAGGAGGGGVPGSPAFEGRDGLDGSGAPAGLGAGLAGSGMASSELGDDWAVAGGPAVPGPAAPADALGGADGAAPRADDGGAAQAPPGAAESDPLTSALAELEDMVGLEPVKRQVRAISAQLRMAELRRRAGLPVQPPKRHFVFSGPSGTGKTTVARILGRIFRALGLLSGGHLVEAQRPDLVGEFLGQTAIKANELIDSALDGVLFIDEAYSLASTSYSKGDAYGEEALQVLLKRAEDNRDRLVVILAGYPDGMERLLAVNPGLGSRFETRVDFPSYGPRELTRIGEHMAAAGGDRWDPEALEELASIGHYVVEQGWIDGLGNGRFVRALYEKTCAFRDLRLTALPVEPTREELATLCLSDLVQAYGEMVPGMWNGE, encoded by the coding sequence ATGGACGCACTCGCACGAGGAGCGGGCGGAGGGGCCGCCGACCTCGCCTGGCTGCGGGGCGTGGAGGCCTACACGATCGGGGCCTACGCCCGGGCCGAGGAGGAGTTCCGCACGGCCGTGGCCCACGACCCCGGCATGGCGGACGCCTGGCTGGGCCTGCACGCCCTCAAGGTCGACTCCTCCACCGCCCTGCTGGCCATGGTGCGCCACCGCGACCGTTTCGGCGAGCAGCGCACCATCCACCGCCGCCCGCTGAACTCCTGGTTCTGGCTCGGCTGGTGGGTGCAGCCGATGCTGGAGACCGCGGACGACCTCACCCTGGCGCACGCCTCGCACTGGCTGGACGGCCTGCACCTGCCCGAGCTCGACCGGGCCCTCGACCTGTGCCCGGATCCCCGCGAGGACCCCCGCTCCCGCTTCCTCGGTGCCTGCCGCGCCTACCTGGTCAAGGACTGGGAGACGCTGGTGCGCTGCACCCAGGACCTCTACGACGACCCGCTGCTGGGCGTGGAGAGCGCGCTCTTCGGCGGGATGGCCCGGATCCGGCTGGGGCGCTACGCGCAGGCCGAGCCGCTGCTGCTGAGCGCCCTGGCCCGGTGCCGCTCCGAACAGCCGCAGCGCAAGGAACTGCGCTACTGGCTGGCCCGCGCCTACGAGGGGCAGGGGCGCAGCGCGGCGGCGCTGCCGCTGTACCGCTCGGTGCACCGCGCCGACGCCGGCTTCATGGACGCGGCCGGCCGGATCACCGCGATCCTGGCCGACATCGACTCCCCGGAGGACGTCGAGGCGCTCTTCGACGAGATCGGTCCGCACCTGCCCCCGCGCGGCGCCACCGGGACGCTCCCCCCGCCCCGTGACGCCGGCGGGACGTCCGCGTCACGCGGCGGCGGCCCGTCCGGGACGGCGGCCGGCCTGCTCGCCGGGGGCGGCGGCAGCCTGCCGGTGCCCGGTCCCCGGGACGGCAACCAGGCCGACGGCGCGGGGTGGTTCGCCCCGGGGCTCGCCGGCGCGCAGGCACCGGCCGAGGGCGCCGCCACCGGCCGGCGGTCGGGCGCCCCGGACACCGCCGCGCAGGAGCCGTACCCGGGCGGCGACGGGCTGGGCGCTGACCGACCCTGCGGCGCGGGCGGCGGCACCGACCCGGGCGCCGGCGGGGCCGGCGGCGGTGGCGTTCCCGGCTCCCCCGCCTTCGAGGGGCGCGACGGCCTCGACGGCTCCGGGGCGCCGGCCGGGCTGGGCGCCGGGCTGGCCGGCAGCGGGATGGCCTCCAGCGAGCTGGGCGACGACTGGGCGGTCGCCGGCGGGCCGGCCGTGCCCGGGCCCGCCGCGCCGGCGGACGCCCTCGGCGGTGCGGACGGCGCCGCGCCACGGGCCGACGACGGCGGTGCCGCCCAGGCTCCGCCCGGCGCCGCCGAGTCGGACCCGTTGACCAGCGCGCTGGCCGAACTGGAGGACATGGTCGGCCTGGAGCCGGTGAAGCGGCAGGTCAGGGCGATCTCGGCGCAGTTGCGGATGGCCGAGCTGCGCCGCCGCGCCGGGCTGCCGGTGCAGCCGCCCAAGCGGCACTTCGTGTTCTCCGGACCCTCCGGAACCGGCAAGACCACGGTGGCCCGGATACTCGGCCGAATATTCCGCGCCCTCGGCCTGCTGAGCGGCGGGCACCTGGTCGAGGCGCAGCGCCCCGATCTGGTCGGCGAGTTCCTCGGGCAGACCGCGATCAAGGCGAACGAGCTGATCGACTCGGCCCTGGACGGCGTGCTCTTCATCGACGAGGCCTACAGCCTGGCCAGCACCTCCTACAGCAAGGGCGACGCCTACGGCGAGGAGGCGCTCCAGGTGCTGCTGAAGCGGGCCGAGGACAACCGCGACCGGCTGGTGGTGATCCTCGCCGGCTACCCCGACGGCATGGAGCGCCTGCTGGCGGTCAACCCCGGCCTCGGCTCGCGGTTCGAGACCCGGGTGGACTTCCCCAGCTACGGGCCCCGGGAGCTGACCCGGATCGGCGAGCACATGGCGGCGGCCGGCGGCGACCGGTGGGATCCGGAGGCCCTGGAGGAACTCGCGAGCATCGGTCACTACGTGGTGGAGCAGGGCTGGATCGACGGGCTGGGCAACGGCCGGTTCGTGCGTGCCCTGTACGAGAAGACCTGCGCCTTCCGCGACCTGCGGCTGACCGCCCTGCCGGTCGAGCCGACCCGCGAGGAGCTGGCCACGCTCTGCCTCAGCGACCTGGTCCAGGCGTACGGCGAGATGGTCCCCGGGATGTGGAACGGGGAGTGA